One Solanum lycopersicum chromosome 4, SLM_r2.1 DNA window includes the following coding sequences:
- the LOC138347936 gene encoding secreted RxLR effector protein 161-like, with translation MVLVPRLADRTIIWTRWVFRNKHDESGVITRKKSRLVVKGYNQEEGIDYDETFAPVARMEAIRILIAFVAFMRFKLYQMDVKITFFEWRFKGRGIIGSLIYLTASRPDIVFSAGIFQACPRDSHLKSAKRILRYLRKTVDLVLFYPTGDSFNLVRFADADFASYQVDRKSMSDMTHFLGSSLISWGTKKQNSVALSTAEVEYVVVASFCAQLLWIKQRLEDFGVRI, from the exons ATGGTACTGGTCCCAAGACTTGCTGACAGAACCATCATATGGACCAGATGGGTGTTTAGAAATAAACATGATGAGAGTGGTGTAATTACAAGGAAAAAATCCAGATTGGTTGTCAAAGGGTACAATCAGGAGGAAGGCATAGattatgatgagacttttgcaccAGTTGCTCGAATGGAGGCTATTAGAATTCTCATAGCCTTTGTTGCTTTTATGAGATTCAAGCtttatcaaatggatgtcaaaattactttttttgaaTGGAGATTTAAAGGAAGAG GTATTATCGGGTCCTTGATATATTTAACTGCTAGCAGACCTGATATTGTGTTCAGTGCTGGAAT ATTTCAAGCATGTCCCAGAGATTCACATCTAAAATCTGCAAAAAGGATACTAAGATATTTGAGGAAAACAGTGGACCTGGTCCTATTCTACCCAACTGGTGATTCCTTTAATCTAGTTAGGTTTGCTGATGCTGACTTTGCAAGCTAtcaagtagacagaaagagCATGTCAGACATGACCCATTTTCTTGGCTCCTCTCTCATCTCTTGGGGAACTAAGAAACAAAATTCAGTAGCCCTTTCAACAGCTGAAGTTGAATATGTAGTAGTCGCCTCTTTTTGTGCTCAACTTTTGTGGATCAAACAACGACTAGAAGATTTTGGAGTGCGTATATAG